From Actinoplanes oblitus, a single genomic window includes:
- a CDS encoding NAD+ synthase produces MPTLRIALAQVNSTVGDIAGNTAEIRRWSQAASEAGAHLVAFPEMMLTGYPIEDLVFRNSFVDASRRALRSLAADLAADGLGELAVVVGYVDADGPAAISSDATPGSGRRDASALLYRGEVVATYFKHHLPNYGVFDEDRYFEPGDALTVVRLGGVDVALTVCEDIWQAGGPFTAARRAGVGLVVNINASPYELNKDDVRLPLVQRRAAEAGATVAYVNMIGGQDELVFDGDSMIVGPDGSLLARAGQFTAELLVHDLDLPVAGTTPNQAGSTDAAKPPVEQEIADDMAIHRTVVEADLAALDGRRDGGVADRIADEAEVWAALVMGLRDYVDKNGFRSVVLGLSGGIDSAVVAAIAVDALGPERVTGVSLPSGYSSEHSKDDAADLAKRTGLNYRVEPIQPMVDAFLANLSLSGLAVENLQARVRGVILMALSNADGHLVLTTGNKSELAVGYSTLYGDSVGGFNPLKDVPKTMVWQLARWRNTQGEPPIPENSITKPPSAELRPDQKDSDSLPDYEVLDPIIKGYVDQDLGRAELIAAGNDPALVDRVLRLVDLAEYKRRQSAPGTKISGKAFGRDRRLPITNRFREGAGS; encoded by the coding sequence ATGCCCACGCTGCGCATCGCCCTCGCTCAGGTGAACTCGACGGTCGGCGACATCGCCGGTAACACGGCCGAAATCCGCCGTTGGTCGCAGGCCGCTTCGGAGGCCGGCGCCCACCTGGTGGCCTTCCCCGAGATGATGCTGACCGGTTACCCGATCGAGGACCTGGTCTTCCGCAACTCGTTCGTCGACGCCTCCCGCCGGGCCCTGCGCTCGCTCGCCGCCGACCTGGCCGCCGACGGGCTGGGTGAGCTGGCCGTGGTGGTGGGTTATGTGGACGCCGACGGCCCGGCCGCGATCAGCTCCGACGCGACACCCGGCAGCGGCCGGCGGGACGCGTCGGCGCTGCTGTACCGCGGCGAGGTGGTGGCCACCTACTTCAAGCACCACCTGCCGAACTACGGCGTCTTCGACGAGGACCGGTACTTCGAGCCCGGCGACGCGCTGACCGTGGTCCGGCTCGGCGGGGTGGACGTCGCGCTGACCGTGTGCGAGGACATCTGGCAGGCCGGGGGGCCGTTCACCGCGGCGCGGCGGGCCGGGGTGGGGCTGGTGGTCAACATCAACGCCTCGCCGTACGAGTTGAACAAGGACGACGTGCGGCTGCCGCTGGTGCAGCGGCGGGCGGCGGAGGCGGGGGCCACCGTCGCCTACGTGAACATGATCGGCGGGCAGGACGAGCTGGTCTTCGACGGGGACTCGATGATCGTCGGGCCGGATGGCTCGCTGCTCGCCCGGGCCGGGCAGTTCACCGCCGAGTTGCTCGTCCACGACCTGGACCTGCCCGTTGCCGGCACCACGCCGAATCAGGCGGGCTCGACGGATGCGGCGAAGCCACCGGTCGAGCAGGAGATCGCGGACGACATGGCGATCCACCGGACTGTCGTGGAGGCCGATCTCGCGGCGCTCGACGGGCGGCGCGACGGTGGCGTCGCCGACCGGATCGCCGACGAGGCGGAGGTCTGGGCCGCCCTGGTCATGGGCCTGCGCGACTACGTCGACAAGAACGGCTTCCGCTCCGTGGTGCTCGGCCTCTCCGGCGGCATCGACTCCGCGGTGGTCGCCGCCATCGCCGTCGACGCCCTCGGCCCGGAACGCGTCACCGGCGTCTCGCTGCCCAGCGGCTACTCCTCCGAGCACTCCAAGGACGACGCCGCCGACCTGGCCAAACGTACCGGCCTGAACTACCGCGTGGAGCCGATCCAGCCGATGGTCGACGCGTTCCTGGCGAACCTGTCGCTCTCCGGCCTGGCGGTGGAGAACCTGCAGGCCCGGGTCCGCGGCGTGATCCTGATGGCGCTCTCCAACGCCGACGGGCACCTGGTGCTCACCACCGGCAACAAGAGCGAGCTGGCGGTCGGTTACTCCACCCTCTACGGCGACTCGGTCGGTGGCTTCAACCCGCTCAAGGACGTGCCGAAAACCATGGTCTGGCAGCTCGCCCGCTGGCGGAACACGCAGGGCGAGCCACCCATCCCGGAGAACTCGATCACCAAGCCGCCGAGCGCCGAGCTGCGCCCGGACCAGAAGGACTCGGACTCGCTGCCCGACTACGAGGTGCTTGATCCGATCATCAAGGGGTATGTGGACCAGGACCTGGGCCGTGCCGAGCTGATCGCGGCCGGCAACGATCCGGCCCTGGTCGACCGGGTGCTGCGGTTGGTGGACCTGGCGGAGTACAAGCGCCGTCAGTCGGCGCCGGGCACCAAGATCTCCGGAAAGGCGTTCGGCAGGGATCGGCGGCTGCCGATCACCAACCGGTTCCGAGAAGGGGCAGGCTCCTGA
- the glnA gene encoding type I glutamate--ammonia ligase: MDRQQEFVLRTLEERDIRFVRLWFTDVLGTLKSVSVAPAELESAFEEGIGIDGSAIEGFARVFESDMVAMPDPTTFQVFPFEGGGSGESARMFCDILLPDGSPAWADPRHVLRRALARAAEKGFTFYTHPEVEFFLVQDGDNDGSVPIPVDTGGYFDHTTHAVARDFRRQAVLALERIGISVEFSHHEVAPGQQEIDLRYADALTTADNIMTFRHVVKEVALSQGVKATFMPKPYTDQPGSGMHTHLSLFEGERNAFYDGEDPQKLSKTARAFIAGLLVHAREYTAVTNQWVNSYKRLFPLQLPDRITESPAFVSWGHLNRSALVRVPAFGKPNSARVEVRSIDSAANPYLAFAVMLGAGLKGIEEGYELPPGAEDDVWSLSPAERKAAGYEALPENLSEAIEVMAGSELIAEVLGEHVFDFFLRNKRAEWEQFRREVTPYERQRYLGAL; this comes from the coding sequence GTGGACCGACAGCAGGAGTTCGTGCTTCGTACGCTCGAGGAGCGCGACATCCGTTTTGTCCGTCTCTGGTTCACCGATGTGCTCGGCACGCTGAAGAGCGTGTCGGTGGCCCCGGCCGAGCTGGAGTCCGCCTTCGAGGAGGGCATCGGCATCGACGGCTCGGCGATCGAGGGCTTCGCCCGGGTCTTCGAGTCGGACATGGTCGCCATGCCGGACCCGACCACGTTCCAGGTCTTCCCGTTCGAGGGCGGCGGCAGCGGCGAGAGCGCCCGGATGTTCTGCGACATCCTGCTCCCCGACGGCAGCCCCGCCTGGGCCGACCCGCGCCACGTGCTGCGCCGCGCGCTGGCCCGGGCCGCGGAGAAGGGCTTCACCTTCTACACCCACCCCGAGGTCGAGTTCTTCCTGGTCCAGGACGGGGACAACGACGGCTCGGTGCCGATCCCGGTGGACACCGGCGGTTACTTCGACCACACCACCCACGCGGTGGCCCGCGACTTCCGCCGGCAGGCCGTGCTGGCCCTGGAGCGGATCGGCATCTCGGTGGAGTTCAGCCACCACGAGGTCGCCCCCGGCCAGCAGGAGATCGACCTGCGGTACGCGGACGCCCTGACCACCGCCGACAACATCATGACGTTCCGGCACGTGGTCAAGGAGGTGGCGCTCTCCCAGGGCGTCAAGGCCACCTTCATGCCCAAGCCGTACACCGACCAGCCGGGTTCCGGCATGCACACCCACCTGTCGCTGTTCGAGGGCGAGCGCAACGCGTTCTACGACGGCGAGGACCCGCAGAAACTGTCCAAGACGGCGCGCGCGTTCATCGCCGGCCTGCTGGTGCACGCCCGCGAGTACACCGCGGTGACGAACCAGTGGGTCAACTCCTACAAGCGGCTCTTCCCGCTGCAGCTGCCGGACCGGATCACCGAGTCGCCGGCGTTCGTCAGCTGGGGCCACCTCAACCGGTCCGCCCTGGTCCGGGTGCCGGCGTTCGGCAAGCCCAACTCGGCCCGGGTGGAGGTCCGCTCGATCGACTCGGCGGCCAACCCGTACCTGGCGTTCGCGGTCATGCTCGGCGCCGGCCTCAAGGGCATCGAGGAGGGTTACGAGCTGCCCCCGGGCGCCGAGGACGACGTCTGGTCGCTGTCCCCGGCCGAGCGCAAGGCCGCCGGTTACGAGGCGCTCCCGGAGAACCTGTCCGAGGCGATCGAGGTGATGGCCGGTTCGGAGCTGATCGCCGAGGTGCTCGGCGAGCACGTGTTCGACTTCTTCCTGCGCAACAAGCGGGCCGAGTGGGAGCAGTTCCGGCGCGAGGTGACGCCCTACGAGCGGCAGCGCTACCTCGGCGCACTCTGA
- a CDS encoding DUF350 domain-containing protein translates to MLQELLEGAGRSIVFGGIGIGLMALGFVLIDMLTPGKLRHLIWTERNPNASMLLAANQLGIALIVFTSIWTTYDSFGQGVASTALFGVLGIAIMGLAFLVLDWMTPGKLGEVICTPDYHGGALVSAASHFGAALIVCACIA, encoded by the coding sequence GTGCTGCAAGAGTTGCTGGAGGGGGCCGGGCGGAGCATCGTCTTCGGCGGGATCGGCATCGGTCTGATGGCCCTCGGCTTCGTGCTCATCGACATGCTCACGCCGGGCAAGCTGCGTCACCTGATCTGGACCGAGCGCAACCCGAACGCGTCGATGCTGCTGGCCGCCAACCAGCTGGGCATCGCGCTGATCGTGTTCACCTCGATCTGGACCACCTACGACTCGTTCGGTCAGGGTGTCGCCTCCACCGCGCTGTTCGGCGTGCTCGGCATCGCGATCATGGGCCTGGCCTTCCTGGTGCTCGACTGGATGACGCCGGGCAAGCTCGGCGAGGTCATCTGCACCCCGGATTACCACGGTGGCGCCCTGGTCAGCGCCGCCTCGCACTTCGGCGCCGCCCTGATCGTCTGCGCCTGCATCGCCTGA
- a CDS encoding low temperature requirement protein A gives MTQESPGVRVSTLELFFDLVFVFTVTQLADYLAHHLTPAGLIDVVLILVVVWWMYSGYAWLTNAVAPATTTRRTLLLVGMAGFLVMALAIPAAFGRYGWIFGLAYVLVNISHSVMFLQAGPAAVRVMRTLGPLNLLAALLVLTGGLLPGEPWRHLCWLAAPLVQIAAGYLHPAELHQISAAHFVERHSLVTIIAIGESIIAIGVGVGAHLSGGVILAAVLGLCVAYYLWWAYFADGDRRSEHVLAEAGDPGRRARLALNAWGYAHIPILLGIVVTAVGIKKTVGHPFEGLHWGEAVTLGGGIALYLLGHAAFLRLLRLPGAAYRIGVAALCVATAPLGHLLAVAQLAAVAIIMAGGAIVEDVHRIRRSSLAEAIGDFGRGA, from the coding sequence ATGACGCAGGAGTCTCCCGGTGTCCGGGTGTCCACGCTGGAACTCTTCTTCGATCTGGTCTTCGTCTTCACGGTCACCCAGCTCGCCGATTACCTCGCGCACCACCTGACACCCGCCGGCCTGATCGACGTGGTGCTGATCCTGGTCGTGGTCTGGTGGATGTACTCGGGTTACGCCTGGCTCACCAACGCCGTCGCCCCGGCCACCACCACCCGGCGCACCCTGCTGCTGGTCGGCATGGCCGGGTTCCTGGTGATGGCGCTGGCCATCCCGGCGGCCTTCGGCAGGTACGGCTGGATCTTCGGCCTCGCCTACGTGCTGGTCAACATCAGCCACTCGGTGATGTTCCTGCAGGCCGGCCCGGCGGCGGTGCGGGTGATGCGGACGCTGGGCCCGTTGAACCTGCTGGCCGCGCTGCTGGTGCTGACCGGCGGGCTGCTACCCGGCGAGCCGTGGCGGCACCTGTGCTGGCTGGCCGCTCCGCTGGTGCAGATCGCGGCCGGCTACCTGCACCCGGCGGAGCTGCACCAGATCTCGGCGGCGCACTTCGTCGAGCGGCACAGCCTGGTCACCATCATCGCGATCGGTGAGTCGATCATCGCGATCGGCGTCGGCGTGGGCGCGCACCTGTCCGGCGGCGTGATCCTGGCCGCGGTCCTCGGCCTCTGCGTGGCCTACTACCTCTGGTGGGCCTACTTCGCCGACGGCGATCGGCGCTCCGAGCACGTGCTGGCCGAGGCCGGCGATCCGGGGCGGCGGGCCCGGCTGGCCCTGAACGCCTGGGGCTACGCGCACATCCCGATCCTGCTCGGCATCGTCGTCACCGCGGTCGGGATCAAGAAGACGGTGGGGCATCCGTTCGAGGGCCTGCACTGGGGTGAGGCGGTCACGCTGGGCGGCGGCATCGCGCTCTACCTGCTCGGGCACGCCGCCTTCCTGCGGCTGCTGCGGCTGCCCGGCGCGGCGTACCGGATCGGGGTCGCGGCTCTGTGCGTGGCGACCGCGCCGCTCGGGCACCTGCTGGCGGTCGCGCAACTGGCCGCCGTCGCCATCATCATGGCCGGCGGCGCCATCGTCGAGGACGTCCACCGCATCCGCCGCTCCAGCCTCGCCGAAGCCATCGGCGACTTCGGCCGAGGAGCCTGA
- a CDS encoding helix-turn-helix transcriptional regulator has protein sequence MNRTDRLYAIVEELRAVAPRPRSARWLADRFEVSTRTVERDIAALQQSGTPVYAEPGRTGGYCLDRAHTLPPVNLTPEEAVAMALALRRLDGTPFRQAAASALRKLVAAMRADDAAAAHALAGRIHLVGGSAPAVMPPALPVGQVIRIGYRDRSGTVTRRDVEPQGYVAVRDSWYLIAWCRLRDSARIFRVDRISEVTPTREPAPPRTLDESELDIPADKRERLSLLTEPARSAASRGGRLVAGAGVGQASAPATFHRAGGVKTPKRLPSGSLSRA, from the coding sequence GTGAACCGTACCGATCGGCTCTACGCCATCGTCGAGGAACTGCGGGCGGTCGCGCCCCGGCCGCGCAGCGCCCGGTGGCTGGCGGACCGCTTCGAGGTGAGCACCCGCACGGTGGAGCGGGACATCGCCGCGCTGCAGCAGTCCGGCACCCCGGTCTATGCCGAGCCCGGCCGCACCGGCGGCTACTGCCTGGACCGCGCGCACACTTTGCCGCCGGTCAACCTGACGCCCGAGGAGGCGGTGGCGATGGCGCTGGCCCTGCGCCGGCTGGACGGGACACCGTTCCGGCAGGCCGCGGCCAGCGCGCTGCGCAAGCTGGTGGCCGCGATGCGGGCCGACGACGCGGCCGCCGCGCACGCCCTGGCCGGCCGGATCCACCTGGTGGGTGGCTCGGCGCCGGCCGTCATGCCGCCGGCGTTGCCGGTCGGCCAGGTGATCAGGATCGGTTATCGGGATCGTTCCGGCACGGTGACCAGGCGAGACGTCGAGCCCCAGGGCTATGTCGCGGTGCGCGACAGTTGGTACCTGATCGCCTGGTGCCGGCTGCGTGACTCGGCGCGGATCTTCCGGGTCGATCGGATCAGCGAGGTGACGCCGACCCGCGAGCCGGCGCCGCCACGCACCCTCGACGAGAGCGAGTTGGACATTCCCGCCGACAAGCGGGAGCGGCTGTCCCTCCTCACCGAGCCGGCTCGCTCCGCCGCGTCCCGCGGCGGGCGCCTGGTGGCCGGTGCGGGGGTGGGGCAGGCTTCCGCACCGGCCACGTTTCACCGAGCCGGCGGCGTGAAGACGCCGAAAAGGTTGCCCAGCGGGTCGCTGAGCCGGGCGTAG
- a CDS encoding VOC family protein, with product MNNIGWIEVGTERPEEAERFYGEVFGWTFADDDTSLGLDGRPYRMVTGPDGGAPFGGFYGTGGKAPDQAIFLIVVADTEAACRQAEAHGAKVLVGPRREENGLVYARLSDPLGNLFGVFTPPAR from the coding sequence ATGAACAACATCGGCTGGATCGAAGTGGGCACCGAGCGTCCGGAGGAGGCCGAGAGGTTCTACGGGGAGGTGTTCGGCTGGACGTTCGCCGACGACGACACCTCGCTCGGGCTGGACGGCAGGCCGTACCGGATGGTCACCGGGCCGGACGGGGGCGCGCCGTTCGGCGGCTTTTACGGCACCGGCGGCAAGGCCCCGGACCAGGCGATCTTCCTGATCGTGGTGGCCGACACCGAGGCGGCCTGCCGGCAGGCCGAGGCGCACGGCGCGAAGGTGCTGGTCGGGCCGCGGCGGGAGGAGAACGGGCTGGTCTACGCCCGGCTCAGCGACCCGCTGGGCAACCTTTTCGGCGTCTTCACGCCGCCGGCTCGGTGA
- a CDS encoding type 1 glutamine amidotransferase, with translation MSTALVIENDPTDDLRRLGDWLTEAGLRLTVLRPYAGDDLPETLDDYAALIVLGGDQSAYPDAAGSPGAPWFPALEGLLRKAVRHRVPTLGVCLGGQLLAGAHGGLVERSPSGPEIGPGLVGKRDAADTDPLFKWVPLLPDVIQWHRDEITELPLSATLLAASSRYPHQAFRIGDRAWGLQFHIECDAEMMADWTRTGAADLAELGYDAEAVVLAVAEILPDVEEVWQPFAARFAALALGTLPDADIPARNLPLLGH, from the coding sequence GTGAGCACAGCGCTTGTCATCGAGAACGATCCGACCGACGACCTCCGGCGACTCGGGGACTGGCTGACCGAGGCCGGGCTGCGGCTCACCGTGCTGCGGCCCTACGCCGGCGACGACCTGCCCGAGACCCTCGACGACTACGCCGCGCTGATCGTGCTCGGCGGCGACCAGAGCGCCTATCCGGACGCGGCCGGCAGCCCGGGCGCGCCCTGGTTCCCCGCGCTGGAGGGCCTGCTGCGCAAGGCGGTCCGGCACCGGGTGCCGACCCTCGGCGTCTGCCTCGGCGGGCAGCTGCTGGCCGGCGCGCACGGCGGCCTGGTCGAGCGCAGCCCGTCCGGCCCGGAGATCGGACCGGGCCTGGTCGGCAAGCGCGACGCCGCCGACACCGACCCGCTGTTCAAGTGGGTGCCGCTGCTGCCCGACGTGATCCAGTGGCACCGCGACGAGATCACCGAGCTGCCGCTGAGCGCCACCCTGCTGGCCGCCTCCAGCCGGTACCCGCACCAGGCGTTCCGGATCGGTGACCGGGCCTGGGGCCTGCAGTTCCACATCGAGTGCGATGCCGAGATGATGGCCGACTGGACCCGGACCGGCGCCGCCGACCTGGCCGAGCTGGGCTACGACGCGGAGGCGGTGGTGCTCGCCGTCGCCGAGATCCTGCCGGACGTCGAGGAGGTGTGGCAGCCGTTCGCCGCCCGGTTCGCGGCGCTCGCCCTGGGCACCCTGCCGGACGCCGACATCCCGGCCAGGAACCTGCCACTGCTGGGGCACTGA
- a CDS encoding bifunctional [glutamine synthetase] adenylyltransferase/[glutamine synthetase]-adenylyl-L-tyrosine phosphorylase, producing the protein MTRPTRLARYGFADNGAALLGAQGLRLWDAEQGPVSPDAAELIHALSRAADPDLALRQFHRLVDSVSRAAERANGGRPTGPTGEITENAATRELIGLLHQDHGLRRRLVAVLGASSTLGDHLIANEQEWRTLATAASGLPPDPEGHLDLDEATVPALRKAYRIALLRIAAADLTGGRGLEPTMAALSTLADETLAAAYAIAVAALPAGTPEPRLAVVAMGKCGGNELNYVSDVDVIFVAAGDEDLPAGTTVAARLIEICGQVAWPVDAALRPEGSRGPLVRTLASHQAYYRRWARTWEFQALLKARPAAGDLALAAEWLADLGPLIWHAAERPEAVADVRDMRRKIIDNVPAKELDREIKRGPGGLRDIEFAVQLLQLVHGRVDETLRLPGTLPALRALVTGGYVGRQDGETLLRGYRFLRAVEHRLQLQQLRRTHTVPDDPAALRWLAAALGYTPLPGQDAVEAFRSDWVGHAANVRRLHVKLLYQPLLEAVARVPAEALRMTPESARRRLEVLGFADPAGALRHLEALTGGVTRTSAIQRTLLPMLLQDFSDAPEPDRGLLNYRQVSDKLGSTPWYLRLLRDGGPVARRLARVISLSRYATDLLTRDPEALRLLADDPELLPRSREKLLDGFAAAAVRHADDPVKAIAAVRALRRRELFRLACADILSHGGALAPAQPIDVHALGAALSDVTDATLNAALLIARRSKPGPAGMRFAVIGMGRLGGYEMSYPSDADVLFVFDGGDEAAAHAVAEEMRRLLNAPAPDPALGIDADLRPEGRQGPLVRSLQAYRQYYDRWSKVWEAQALLRARFVCGDASLGQAFQELADSKRYPEGGLTREQVVEIRRIKARVETERLPRGADPNTHTKLGRGGLTDVEWAVQLLQLRHAHALPGLRRTRTLEALAAECEGGLVAAADAEEMAAGWTLAAQVRNALTLVRGRPTDQLPQHGVELAGVVLLLGGGDPGEFVDRYLRTTRRSRAAMQRVMES; encoded by the coding sequence ATGACCCGGCCCACCCGGCTGGCCCGGTACGGCTTCGCCGACAACGGGGCCGCCCTTCTCGGTGCCCAGGGCCTGCGGCTGTGGGACGCCGAACAGGGTCCGGTCAGCCCCGACGCGGCCGAGCTGATCCACGCCCTGTCCCGGGCCGCCGATCCGGACCTGGCGCTGCGTCAGTTCCACCGCCTGGTCGACTCGGTCTCCCGGGCGGCCGAGCGGGCCAACGGCGGCCGGCCCACCGGCCCGACCGGCGAGATCACCGAGAACGCCGCCACCCGGGAACTGATCGGCCTGCTCCACCAGGACCACGGGCTGCGGCGGCGGCTGGTCGCGGTGCTCGGCGCGTCGTCGACACTCGGCGATCACCTGATCGCCAACGAGCAGGAGTGGCGGACCCTGGCCACCGCGGCGAGCGGGCTGCCACCCGACCCGGAGGGCCACCTCGACCTCGACGAGGCGACAGTGCCGGCGCTGCGGAAGGCGTACCGGATCGCCCTGCTGCGGATCGCGGCCGCCGACCTGACTGGCGGCCGCGGCCTGGAACCGACGATGGCCGCGCTCTCCACGCTCGCCGACGAGACCCTGGCCGCGGCGTACGCGATAGCCGTCGCCGCCCTGCCCGCCGGCACCCCGGAGCCCCGCCTCGCCGTGGTGGCGATGGGCAAGTGCGGTGGCAACGAGCTGAACTACGTCTCCGACGTCGACGTGATCTTCGTGGCCGCCGGTGACGAGGACCTGCCGGCCGGCACCACCGTCGCGGCCCGCCTGATCGAGATCTGCGGGCAGGTGGCCTGGCCGGTGGACGCCGCGCTGCGCCCGGAGGGCAGCCGTGGCCCGCTGGTCCGGACCCTCGCCAGCCACCAGGCCTACTACCGGCGCTGGGCGCGCACCTGGGAGTTCCAGGCGCTGCTCAAGGCCCGCCCGGCGGCCGGCGACCTGGCCCTGGCTGCCGAGTGGCTGGCCGACCTGGGACCGCTGATCTGGCACGCGGCCGAGCGGCCCGAGGCGGTCGCCGACGTGCGCGACATGCGCCGCAAGATCATCGACAACGTGCCGGCCAAGGAGCTGGACCGGGAGATCAAGCGCGGCCCGGGCGGGCTGCGCGACATCGAGTTCGCGGTGCAGCTGCTGCAACTGGTGCACGGCCGGGTGGACGAGACGCTGCGGCTGCCGGGCACCCTGCCGGCGTTGCGCGCGCTGGTCACCGGGGGCTACGTGGGCCGGCAGGACGGCGAGACGCTGCTGCGCGGATACCGCTTCCTGCGCGCCGTCGAGCACCGCCTGCAACTGCAGCAGCTGCGGCGCACGCACACCGTCCCGGACGACCCGGCCGCCCTGCGCTGGCTCGCGGCGGCCCTCGGCTACACCCCGCTGCCCGGGCAGGACGCCGTCGAGGCGTTCCGCTCCGACTGGGTGGGTCACGCCGCCAACGTCCGCCGCCTGCACGTCAAGCTGCTCTACCAACCCTTGCTGGAGGCGGTGGCCCGGGTGCCGGCCGAGGCGCTGCGGATGACCCCGGAGTCGGCGCGCCGGCGGCTGGAGGTGCTCGGCTTCGCCGACCCGGCCGGCGCGCTGCGGCATCTGGAGGCGCTCACCGGCGGGGTGACCCGCACCTCGGCGATCCAGCGCACCCTGCTGCCGATGCTGCTGCAGGACTTCTCCGACGCCCCGGAACCGGACCGTGGCCTGCTCAACTACCGGCAGGTGTCGGACAAGCTGGGCAGCACGCCGTGGTACCTGCGGCTGCTGCGCGACGGCGGCCCGGTCGCCCGCCGGCTGGCCCGGGTGATCAGCCTCTCCCGGTACGCCACCGACCTGCTCACCCGCGACCCGGAGGCGCTGCGGCTGCTCGCCGACGACCCGGAGCTGCTGCCCCGGTCCCGGGAGAAGCTGCTGGACGGGTTCGCCGCGGCCGCCGTCCGGCACGCCGACGACCCGGTCAAGGCGATCGCCGCGGTCCGCGCGCTGCGCCGCCGGGAACTGTTCCGGCTGGCCTGCGCGGACATCCTCAGCCACGGCGGCGCCCTGGCCCCGGCCCAGCCGATCGACGTGCACGCGCTCGGCGCCGCGCTCTCCGACGTCACCGACGCCACCCTGAACGCCGCACTGCTGATCGCCCGCCGGTCGAAACCGGGCCCGGCCGGGATGCGGTTCGCGGTGATCGGCATGGGCCGCCTCGGTGGGTACGAGATGAGCTACCCGTCCGACGCCGACGTGCTCTTCGTCTTCGACGGTGGCGACGAGGCCGCCGCACACGCCGTCGCCGAGGAGATGCGGCGCCTGCTCAACGCCCCCGCACCCGACCCGGCCCTGGGCATCGACGCCGATCTGCGCCCGGAGGGCCGGCAGGGCCCGCTGGTCCGCAGCCTGCAGGCCTACCGGCAGTACTACGACCGCTGGTCGAAGGTGTGGGAGGCGCAGGCGCTGCTGCGCGCCCGGTTCGTCTGCGGCGACGCGTCGCTCGGCCAGGCCTTCCAGGAGCTGGCCGACAGCAAGCGCTATCCCGAGGGCGGCCTGACTCGCGAGCAGGTGGTGGAGATCCGCCGGATCAAGGCCCGGGTGGAGACCGAGCGGCTGCCCCGCGGCGCCGACCCGAACACGCACACCAAACTGGGTCGCGGCGGCCTGACCGACGTCGAATGGGCGGTCCAGCTGCTCCAGCTGCGGCACGCGCACGCGTTGCCCGGCCTGCGTCGCACCCGCACCCTGGAGGCCCTCGCCGCGGAGTGCGAGGGCGGCCTGGTGGCGGCGGCCGACGCGGAGGAGATGGCGGCCGGGTGGACGCTGGCGGCGCAGGTCCGCAACGCGCTGACCCTGGTCCGCGGCCGTCCGACCGACCAGTTGCCGCAGCACGGGGTGGAACTGGCGGGGGTGGTGCTGCTGCTCGGCGGCGGCGATCCTGGCGAGTTCGTCGACCGTTACCTGCGGACGACGCGCCGCTCCCGGGCCGCCATGCAACGCGTCATGGAATCCTGA
- a CDS encoding MarR family winged helix-turn-helix transcriptional regulator translates to MSDDDPDPLALERQVCFALSVAARSVVAIYRPLLEPMGLTHPQYLVMLALWGDSPLSVRRLSELLQLDPGTLSPLLKRLEAIGYLTRQRDPADERSLAITLTDSGRALRTEAEKIPPAVVARLGMPIEDLQRLHASLTQVIAAAA, encoded by the coding sequence GTGAGTGACGACGATCCCGATCCGCTGGCCCTGGAGCGGCAGGTCTGCTTCGCGCTGTCGGTGGCCGCGCGCAGCGTGGTGGCGATCTACCGCCCGCTGCTGGAGCCGATGGGCCTGACCCACCCGCAATACCTCGTGATGCTCGCCCTCTGGGGTGACTCGCCGCTCTCCGTGCGCCGCCTCAGCGAGCTGCTGCAGCTCGACCCGGGCACGCTCTCCCCGCTGCTCAAACGGCTGGAGGCGATCGGTTACCTGACCCGCCAGCGCGACCCGGCCGACGAGCGCAGCCTGGCTATCACACTGACCGATTCCGGTCGCGCCCTGCGCACCGAGGCCGAGAAGATCCCGCCCGCGGTCGTCGCCCGCCTCGGCATGCCGATCGAGGACCTGCAGCGCCTGCACGCTTCCCTCACCCAGGTCATCGCCGCAGCCGCCTGA